The nucleotide sequence GATTTGATGAATCAAACACCTTCTAGCTCAAAAGATGTTCTCTTGATAGAATATTTGGAAATATAACCGCTTACAAAAGTGATATCTTAGTTACTTATCGTTTCTTGTTCAAATCAACCCTAGTATGATGAAGCCACTTGGAGCTGACCGGGAACAGAAAATGCAACGTTAAGTGTTTCACTTTCTACCTATTTACTGAtttgagacacatttctttccttttaaaaaatGAACACAAACAGTACCAGCGCAGAAGCTCTATAACATTAAGAATAATTATGAAACAAGATTGTAATCATACTCTTTGATTCACTTAAAACAAACCAGAATGTCCCTTAGTTTAAAGCAAACACAAATCCTAAGAGCatattttaaaaaacaattcttaaAAATGCAATTCATAATTTCAAAAATGGTCTCTGTATTCTGAAGCTATGCTATAATAACTGTGGATTTGACAATGATTTTataagaaatacaaaaacaagaAGACATTTTGTGAGTGCTTGTCTAATATTTGGATTGTATAGCTTTACATCTTCAtgcttttaaaaataattaaaataaacgtGAGGGTTTAGAAACAAGGTAAGAAACCCCTGACCTAGTTATTGATATCTGATGGGAAGATGTTCACTGAAGCAGCAACACGAGGAAGTCTGAGGAGACGCAGCCATTACTGCAATCACACCAGCAGAGAGCAGTGCAAATGCAcagtaatacaaaacaacagtaCATGCATTCATAATCATGTTAAATGATTCCATAATGTTTTGCCTGCTAAAGAAATGTCTCAGAGTGTAGGTATAACTCTGTTGTAGTGGGTAACATTAGATTAATTAATTATCTGATTATTTTCTTAAGAAAGGCAAGTTTTATTTAAGAAAGACATTTGTGAATTTTATTGTGGACTATTTGAATAACAATCAATTCAGAATTTAAATCAAACATTACATTATTTTAGTAGGATGTATTGCAAATAGAAATGATGAGAACAATACATTCATCTGGAAAGGTGGTAAAGGTTATGTAGCTATTGGCTGGTTTGCACACAAAACATTTAGAGTAGAATTAAAAATGATTTATCTTTGTAATTATCTCAAGAGGCAGTCTAGGTTTTTTCCTCCGTACAATAATGAAATGAATTAGAAAATATGAAGTGTTTTTAAGGTGATTTTGATTTttgtgtttcagttttttcattcATGTTTCTCTtaattaacccttagatgcataagtggatCTTTTTTTAAGTATctttataatttaaaaaaattatcatttcatattcctcaaaaaacctATTTTgaatatcatgccattcaaatttaaaatgtaaatgttatacattttaagaaattgtattttttgtattactaccccaagcttccataagtgggtcaaaaatgacccgcatgcatttcCTATGGGATTCTATGGGAACCTTTGATTCGTATCACctgttgctgtcaggaatacattcactgtggaccacacagactacatcacaagtgacacctctcaggaagattaTTGTACACAGCAAGATCTGAAACCTGTCagtataattataataatacattatatttgtatagggcttttcaaggactcaaaaTCGCTTTACAATATAAGGGAAGGTTAGGGTGGGGGGTATAGGACTATCAAACTTGATCAACCAGCATGGATcgatgggagggggggggggggggctgtgagtagacaagaggagaagagatgagttttgaaaagggactggaatactgtgagggtctcagaataCCGGAGATCTTTGCCACAATATgttcaaaacgttttttttcaaaatgtaaaaaaaatgtctaaaattataaatagtgaaaaattaaatataaaatatttctaatgtgaaccaaaatataatactaaatattatacgagtgatttttcttaatcaaaatggcataaaaacacattattctaatacgggtcctttttgacccgcTTATGGACGAGTGGGGTCCAGTCACTCGGGCATCTAAGGGTTCAAACAAAGTATTTTCATAAAAGAAAAAGGTAGATAAAGTCTGCTTTCCATTAAATTCATACTTTTGACTCAATTTGATGTCATttttaaacatttgttttcGTTTTCATAAAGCGACATAAGCATTCCGTTGCTCATTTCAGTTTTTTCCCCAGAGTCATGCTAATTAAAGCAAATTAAATCACCCTCACAAAAGCAATTAAAGCTTCCCAgctttaaccctaaccctatcacCCCACCAATACCAATAACGTAGCATAATCCGCGAGGAGTAAGAAACAAAGAGCAGCTCTTTCATCACCGCCGAACATTCATCACCCGCCCCGCCTCTCATTACCTCAGATGTCACTCTAATTGGTACAGCACAAAGACGTTCTGATGTAACTATGAGCCGCAGCACAGCCTGGTCAAATGACTAATAACTAGCAGCTTAAAGaggggaagaagaagaaagatgcTTCAAGGAGCTAAGGTCACAGTGGCGTTACATATTTCCTGGAACATGTAAAGGTCACTAGTGCAGTAGGACAAATCTCAAGAGATGTAATATCGGTGAGCATCTATGGCAAATGCATACCATAGATGCAATGTTGTAGAGGTTATAAAACTGTGCGTTCTTGTATCAGTTAGCAAAAAACATCAAAAGCTCCTTTACGCCGTACAGCTATGAATTGCGCTGTATTGCAATCAACTAAAGGTGTGGTTGAATTgttccacgaattacacatatgatgtttgtcaatttaaaagataattttgcaagacaaacaaataaaaatgtgtcgtaaaactgtgaactaacactttttgtttgtttgtgaactacatgaactacatctcccactGGGAtcctgggatttgtagtctttctagttgtatttctcatagtcttatatttccacagttttacgacaaactgtgacttttttgacatggaaattattttttaagattgacaaacatcatatgtgtaattcgtggcacaattcaaacgggatctctccattgacttcaatacatactttttccgaaataaggtcccatggggcggaagtagatgggcgggacttcgtcTCTATTTATGGACGAGCGATACAAAACTGCTGGAATACACCTTTAATTAGGTATTTATTCATATGCTAATGATAAATGAACTGATGCTATAAACAGATATTTTCTCTTTTAAACTGCACATGAGGGAAAATCAGACGGGGGATGAAGCTGTTTTTTTGTAATTGGAGATAGATGCTTAGGTGAGCACTCTCAGCCCAGATTCAAACTTGACAACCGTCAACTGTGGCCCATGAGAACCTGAGCGACTGTTGTCTCTCACCCACATGTAAAGTGACACCTGGAAAACATCAGCACACCCAGTTGTACCTGTGATGCAGTCGTCTATTTTTTCTTTCTGAGACAAGCCGCTGAGTAGGAGGCCAAAAGTAGACGTTCAGCTTGGGATGCACACGTCTCGAGGGTCTGAAGACGGATCAAAAAGAGATATTGGATTCTAAATGAGTGGCTTTGGATCTGAAAACTAGAGAACACCTGGGATGAAGATCCGTGTGGTCCAGATCTGGGGATTCCTGATGACAGTTTTAGGATGGATCTTCGTGGCCTGCACCATGGCCATGGAGGGCTGGAAGATCACCTCCATCGGGGGCATGGGGGGCTCCTCCATCCTCAAGGTGGCCTGGTACTGGTCCAGCCTGTGGAGATCCTGTTATACAGACTCAACAGCTGTCAGCAACTGTTACGACTACCCTGTGCTGTGGTCTGTGGAGGGTAGGTCACACGTCTAAAACAAAGCATCCAACTAGCAGCCAACCTTTCATTAACATCCCTTTGTGTCTTCCTGTGTGACTCCAGGCCACATCCAGATAGTGCGAGGCCTGCTGATGTCAGCTCTTTCCCTTGGTATGCTGGGATTCGTGCTCAGTCTGTTGGGAATGGAGTGCACCTTCGTCGGGGGAAAAGACAGGTCAAAGCACAAGAAGATATACGTTGGCGGATGTTTCCACGTTATCAGCGGTAAATATCTCGTTTTAATAAGGGCACAGTCAGCAGATAGAGTcgaatgtgagtgtgtgttgtctACATGTTATTTAACTTAATTTCTAGCACCATTGCCAGATTAAACTTTCCAATGCTTTGTTAATGTCCTGATAAATACCTGCAAAACTATTGACTGTATTAACTAGTGAATGATTCTCTGCTTTGTGTTTAATGGTATGTTAGCATCCAAGCTAACACGCTCAACAGAGTACAATTGCATTTTGAAGTAGCATTTAGCTCAATAAGGTTGGTTTATAATATTTGATGACTTTGGTGAATTCGAACTAACTCTGTAAAGACAGAGTAACCATCACGGAAACTCTTGAGTTCTGCAAGGGAATCAAAATCAACTCCTCTGATGATCTCTGTACATACTGACATTCAAACACCTGTTATACTGTTTTAAACAGGTTCCATATTGTTGTCGTCTTGTGACTGGCTAATTGCTAGAATTGAGCTATTTGTGCTACAAGAGCATTGTCTACTCTTGTTCAAATGATACAGCAAATTCAAAAAGACAAAGATAATTAAATGTGTGTAGTATCATTTCCCCCCCGTTTTTTTTATCTTGCAACATTTTGTGACCCTTTTAGATGTATCTTGGGTGCACCTTTTGGGTCCCTACCCTTAGGTTAGGAAACTCTCTTTCTAATATTCCTGGCTACTTCAATCAGCGATGCTAATAATATATTCTAAATATATGATTTCTCTTAAGGCGTGCTCTCCACATGTGGATATGCAGTGTACGCCCAGTATGTCTCAGTAGAATACTTCAACCCGGACTTTAATGGACTGAAGTAAGTTAACagcccttaaaggtggggtaggtaagtttcagaaaccggctcgagatacactttttgttatattccatggaatgctcttaacatcccgatagcaatgaatatcttaagtgctttgacaacaaatccataaaaacatttcatctgtagaaggatggcctacctgcccttcagccttccatcggggcacaaacttatctcgtgccctcattggtcatgtgcgcgtttgtgtgtgttggaggaggggctctataaggaagtggcagattttctccggttgtgtattttcaaattctagcgatctcgagccagtttctcaaacttacctacctcaCCTTTAATGTAGCTATGTAACCTGTGTCATCAAGAAAAAACATTAAGCTAAAATATGAATCTCTCAATCAACAGGTATGACCTGGGCACCCCCATGTTCCTGGGATGGGTGGGCTCTGCCTTCCACATGGCTGGAGGTTTCTTCTACCTGTGGTCAGTGTGCACGCCGCTCTATGGAGGAGAGGTGAAGTGAGTACAGACACATGTTGGGGGAAGTGAATAAATAACTCCTCTCTCCACTTCCTCAATAAATACCATTCTCACGTGTGCTCGGGTGGAATGACTCGTCAAAAATGCACGAGCGAGTTAAAGggggcagtgtgcagatgtgcACTGTGGGAAGGCTCCCTCCCACCCACCGTGTAACGTCCTGAAGCCATCGCTGTAAGCAGGCAGAGGAGGTTGTTAAAAGGGTGGGAAACGACTGCTCGCTGCGGATTCATTTCAGCACTGAAGGAGCGCAGAGAAAACATGTACAAAAAAAGCTGAATCTCACATTCAAGATTTCAAGTTAATGACTCTTTAATGTTTATCCTTTTCCTCCACTGTTTCTCTCTTATTTCTTCTTTTCTCTTCCTGTTTCATGATCTCCTCTCTTGTGTCCTTCTCTCCTCCTCagtcttcctctcctcttcctttcATTTTCTTCCCTCCTCTCTTATGTTTCCTCCTTTCCTGTTTCCTCCCCTAATTTCCATTTTGATCCTCTGCCCCCTTGTTTCCTCCTATCCTCTCCTGTTGCCTACTCTCCTCTCTCCGTATCTCCTTTTCTCTACTCTCTTCAAATCCACCAACCAGCAACTATAAAACGCACTCAACAAACCTCTGAAGACAAAGACACTGATTGACATCGATGCGTTTCTCTCCGCAGAGTAATGCCGGTCAAGGCACTACCAGATGTGGAGCAGAACAAGTCCATCACAGCTCTGTCCTCCGTGTCCGAGATCACCTCCAAGACTAAACTGTCCTCCGTGTCCGAGCTGTCGTCCAGGTCTGAGCGCTCGGATCTGTCGGACATTTCCTCCAGGTCAGGACGCACAGCCAAATCAGGGCGTTCATCGAAGACAGGGCGGACCTCCAGGTCTACTGAGTCAGCACGGTCTGCACCGGGGTCAGGGTCAAGGTCGGAGTCCGTGGTCTCGTCGATGTCTGGCACATCAGCAGTGTCCGGGTCAAGGAGCAGCGGCAGCAGCGGGACAGTCTCATCGCTGTCAGGAAGTTCACGGAGCGGAGCTAAACCGTTCCTCAAAAACTCTTATATATGAGCACATGTGAGATCGATGGCAGCCCAGAGAGGAAGGGGAAGAGTCCGGCTGATTCATTTTCTAAGTCTGGTTTTTATCCTGTCTTGGGGTTGGTGTCAGGATTTGATTTGTTGTTGTAATACCATTATTATATGACAGTGATGTGACATAACTCGTGTTATGTGTTAGAGTGCGTGGAGAAATTAAAACCCACCTGGAAAGAAACACATGTCCTATTTAGAACAACAATCAGCCGCCTGTGGCTTAAATGAAGAAACAaatgataatacaaataaatcactCCAGAGCTGTTTCTCCCCACCTGTTTTCATTCAAAAGATGGCattgtaaaaaagaaaaaattccCTTTTGTAACTTTTTAAGGTTAACGTGGAAAAACCTTTTTAGTCGTTAAAGCAGGAGAGATGTTCAATGTATGGATCTGTTGTGAATAAACATTGTGCAACAGGAATGTTTACTGACGAGATTCCTGCAGCTTGTACTTCCTGTTTATCATCGATTACGCGGCACACCTCGACATCATACCATTCgataaaacaaatatatgagGCATACTTCTCATTCCTTTAACGCTGGCAGCCTTTCTGACAACACCTCGCTCTCCCAGGCAGACTGGTTGACAGTAAACACTATCTTTCGTGCAGCTATGCAACACAAATACACAAGCAGCTGCTCTTAGAGGACTGAACCACTCCGGCTTTTACTTTCTTAACCTCTTAGTGGACTACTTCACATCTGGTAATATTGGCTCTACTTTTCATCTAAAATGTGTAAACATCTGAGTCATTTGTAGTGGCTAATGAGAGAAGGCTGTGTTTACCAGAGTGAGGGGATGTGGAGGAGACTGGCTCAGACCCTGGCCCTGCTGCTCTGCATTCTGGGATGGGGCTTTGTAGCCTTCACTCTGGCTATGGACCGCTGGAGGTAGGCAAAAAAAACGATTCGACAAATCGCACTTGATTTATTTTAGCTCTTAAAAAAGTGTCTTGACTGAAGGAAGGACTTAAGGAAGCCAGTCTAGGTGACAATTTGAAACAGCTTTTGGATATGATGAGAGAAAAATAATCACATTGATGTATGAAAGGGGAGGTGTGACATTTAAGGGCCTTTAGGAGTCAGGAAGCGTCTAATGACAAATACTTTTGAGTggcattgtgggaaatgtaggaAGAGTTCCAGTTTCAGTTAGTTGACATATTCATAATCAATCCTACCGACCTATTCCTATTAGACGACCTACCGCGCCGGCAGTGGACCACTCTAaaccgtctacgaactggggtcggtcgctttaaaaccacgatgaagacgtggggcttggcggacagtgcggcatgcgagtgcggtgaccctgagcagaccgctgtccatataatcaccatctgccccttatatagaccaccctcggaagccagcctcttcgacctaggaccagagatgcgggcatggctacacgacaccgagttggacatataacgttatacgaaagaagaagaagaatcctaGCTGTGGTCATAGTATATTCAGTAGCTCAAAAACGTTTTTTGTtcattgtgtgtgtattttcttACTGGAGAGTGGCCCAGGtggggggtcggggggctccTCTGTGGTGGGGGCAGCCTGGTTCTGGTCTGACCTGTGGAAGGACTGCTATGAAGACTCCACCGCTCGAGTCAACTGTGTGGACTCCCGGGTTCTGCGGACAGTCAAAAGTATGTCAATAACCTTCCATTTCTTGAATgctaaataaatgaattactGAGCCTGaggagtgtgtgtttgttcagCACACAGCCAGGCAGTGAGGGGCCTCCTGGTGGTCGGCCTGTGCCTCGGTTGCATTGGCACAATGCTCACCTTCTTTGGATTGGAGTGCACTCTCATTGGTGGAGACGAGAGAAGTAAAGACAAGATGTGGATAACAGCGTCTGCCTTCCATCTGCTCGGCTGTGAGTAGCATTTGTTAGCAATCACAAAGCATGTTAGCAGGAACAGATACTCACTGGTTGTTCCTGTTTCCCCCCGTGTGTCCTCGGCTGTCCCTCATGCAGGCGCGTCAGACGTGGCTGCTTACTGTGTATACATACACAGAGTGCGGGCAGCTTTCTTGCGCAGTGAAGCAGATCCATCAGAAGTGAGGTAATGTGCGGCATCTCATTTACTCTCATTATTCAGATAGCAGTGAGGAAAAGGTCATTGTTTTCTCCGCAGCTATGAGATTGGAGCCCCCCTCTACCTTGGCCTGGTGGGATGTTTCCTTATTCTTAGTGGCTCTACAGTTCACTGCTTAACTGCATGCAGAGCTAACCACTGGGAAACGTAAGTTAACAAACCATTTAGCTAAATAATCTCACTTTCCTATGAGAGAGCCTGGAGATTTGAAACTATAAATTGCTATTTGGGTATATTTACCAATAGATCACGAATGTAAACTGACTTGATACATctcttcagaaaacatccggtgGTTCCCCCTATCAGTGTGAAAGGAGAACACACGTGTGGAAGGTCAATACTCCTCAGAGCCGCCTCCACCTACCAGATGGTGTCGGTTGTGGTTGTGTAACACTTCAgatacttttttaaataaataataacactTGTTTTGTATAGATTTCTAAATAATTAATTTTGTAAATAACACCTGTGTACCTTAAGCCGCCCCCTTCATTTCAGAAACAGTCCTGAGAACGTAATGTAATAATGCCAAGTGTGTGATTATAGTTTTAAGTGTATCCTTATATTATAAGTTGAATACCTAATCAGCTatgtatataaaataaacaatacaaaAAGGAATGATTTTCATCTTTTGTGATTTTTTTTCTGAGCTCTGACATAATTTGTTTCTTTGATGTTCTGTTGGTTGTGGAGACTTTTCTTTGCCTGTTCCTATCTCTTGTCTTAATGCATCGTCAATACAACACAACAACTGTTAAATGTTTCCTTTTTGTGCTAAGGGAATGATTTCCGCTTTAATTGTAAGATACATTTTGGGTTATAATTAATGGATTTTATATGAAGAACAAAGGCTGATTTTGCAACAATGAGgaagacaaacaaaacacaagggcTACTTCAAAAGGGAGCATGATCCCGTGCGACGTCATCCTTCACCTTTCTGCCTCAGTGCTGGGAACACGAAGGATGCTTACGAGGCAAAACCTGGAAAAGATAAGATGACAACACTGCAGGTCTGACGCCTAAAGAACAACAAAGAGCTCAGTCCTGTTTCCCACAGTGAATGGCGTGGATGGTACTCTCTTTATTTAACGCCTCAATAGTTTTGATCTCACCATGAAGTACAGGACGGTGGTGATGTACATGGAGATCGGCTGCTTCGTGTCCTGCCTGTGTGGCTGGATCCTGGTGTGCTCCACTCTCCCCACAGAGTACTGGACCTTCTCCGAGGTGGGCAGCGTCGTGCTGACGACCTCCAACTACTACTCCAACCTGTGGAGGGACTGCATCTCCGACACCACGGGGGTCTCCGACTGCAAGGACTATCCCTCCATGCTGGCCCTGCCTGGTAGGGTCATCGCAACACTTCTTACATTATATCAATAAAAGGCGTGGAAGCATTTTCCAGAGGAGCAATTAGAAGATCCTGCAAGTCACTTTTATAAAGACTGAGTATCTGGTTGCTCTCATTGTAAGTTGCGTTGATTAAGAGTCAGCTAAGTTAAATGTAACCACAAAATAATGACTTACTATCCAAAAATAATGTGTAAGGACTGCAGCATAATGATcaaattaatttaaaataaattattaacTGCAAAATAATGACTTTAAAATATTGAGTTAGTATCTTAAAATATTGAAAAACTCTCATGCTTTGCAGCATTATCAATATTTCTTTGAAGCTTCCTTTTGAATTTGGGATGAATAGGCCTCTGCCGCATTACTTCAAAAATAACATCCATCATATTGCATTTCCTTTTGTCACACAGAG is from Pseudochaenichthys georgianus chromosome 2, fPseGeo1.2, whole genome shotgun sequence and encodes:
- the cldn10e gene encoding claudin-10, whose translation is MKIRVVQIWGFLMTVLGWIFVACTMAMEGWKITSIGGMGGSSILKVAWYWSSLWRSCYTDSTAVSNCYDYPVLWSVEGHIQIVRGLLMSALSLGMLGFVLSLLGMECTFVGGKDRSKHKKIYVGGCFHVISGVLSTCGYAVYAQYVSVEYFNPDFNGLKYDLGTPMFLGWVGSAFHMAGGFFYLWSVCTPLYGGEVKVMPVKALPDVEQNKSITALSSVSEITSKTKLSSVSELSSRSERSDLSDISSRSGRTAKSGRSSKTGRTSRSTESARSAPGSGSRSESVVSSMSGTSAVSGSRSSGSSGTVSSLSGSSRSGAKPFLKNSYI